In the Candidatus Electrothrix rattekaaiensis genome, one interval contains:
- a CDS encoding ribose-phosphate pyrophosphokinase, which yields MPNIMKVFTGNANPEIAQEICNYLDMPLSKAEVKQFSDGEISVEIGENVRGTDVFVIQPTCTPVNDHLMELVIMVDALRRASARRITAVLPYYGYARQDRKVRPRVPISAKAVAEMLMAVGTRRVLCMDLHAGQIQGFFNIPVDHLYSAPILLKHIRRNFEDVVMVSPDAGGVERTRAFAKRLNADLAIIDKRRERANECEAMNVIGDVSGKTAVLLDDMVDTAGTLCGAAAKLKENGAKEVHACCAHAVLSGPAIERINDSQIKSLVVTNSIPLADKGERCDKIKVLSVGELLGEAISRIHSEDSVSYLFV from the coding sequence ATGCCAAATATAATGAAGGTGTTCACCGGTAACGCCAACCCCGAGATTGCCCAAGAAATTTGCAATTATCTTGACATGCCCCTGTCAAAGGCAGAAGTCAAACAGTTCAGCGACGGAGAAATTTCTGTCGAAATCGGGGAAAATGTGCGGGGAACGGATGTTTTTGTTATCCAGCCAACCTGTACACCGGTCAATGATCACCTGATGGAACTGGTGATTATGGTAGATGCCTTACGCAGGGCATCAGCCAGACGTATCACAGCAGTCCTCCCCTATTATGGCTATGCACGTCAGGATCGTAAGGTTCGACCGCGCGTACCAATTTCGGCCAAGGCAGTGGCTGAGATGCTCATGGCGGTAGGAACGAGAAGGGTGCTCTGCATGGACCTTCATGCTGGCCAGATTCAAGGTTTTTTCAACATTCCGGTTGATCATCTCTACTCCGCTCCTATTTTGCTGAAACATATCAGGCGAAATTTTGAGGATGTGGTTATGGTATCGCCAGATGCTGGCGGCGTGGAACGAACCAGAGCCTTTGCCAAGCGTCTTAATGCGGATCTCGCCATTATCGATAAACGTCGTGAGCGGGCCAATGAGTGCGAGGCCATGAATGTTATCGGTGATGTCAGCGGGAAGACCGCTGTTTTGCTGGATGACATGGTCGATACAGCTGGTACCTTATGTGGTGCTGCGGCCAAATTAAAAGAAAACGGTGCCAAGGAAGTGCATGCCTGCTGTGCTCATGCTGTCCTTTCTGGACCGGCCATTGAGCGCATCAATGATTCACAAATAAAATCATTAGTGGTGACCAACTCCATACCGCTTGCAGACAAAGGCGAGCGTTGCGATAAAATAAAAGTGCTGTCTGTCGGCGAGCTGCTTGGCGAGGCCATCAGTCGCATCCATTCGGAAGACTCGGTCAGTTATCTCTTTGTGTAG
- a CDS encoding 50S ribosomal protein L25 translates to MIQVNIPAAVRTVFGKGESRRLRMDKKTPAVVYSKGEEALALQFDEKILYKDLLFIHGRNAVVTLDIEGDSVEKRHVLVQEIQKDPVQEEVLHVDFLEIDIESARKFNVDLRLTGVAKGVDLGGELNVSKQSLVLQGRPLDIPDEIVVDIRPLERGGKGISCKDLAIPENVEMLENPEAVCAVVI, encoded by the coding sequence ATGATTCAGGTTAATATTCCGGCCGCTGTTCGGACAGTTTTCGGAAAAGGTGAATCACGGCGTCTTCGTATGGATAAAAAGACTCCGGCTGTAGTGTACAGCAAGGGCGAGGAAGCTCTTGCCTTGCAATTTGACGAAAAAATACTGTATAAAGATCTGCTGTTCATTCATGGTCGCAATGCGGTTGTCACCTTGGATATCGAAGGGGATTCCGTTGAAAAACGTCATGTTCTGGTCCAAGAAATCCAAAAAGATCCTGTTCAGGAAGAAGTTCTGCACGTTGATTTTCTGGAGATTGATATTGAGAGTGCCAGAAAGTTCAATGTTGATCTGCGCCTGACAGGCGTGGCAAAGGGCGTTGATCTGGGTGGCGAATTGAATGTCAGCAAGCAGTCTTTGGTTCTTCAGGGACGTCCATTGGATATACCGGACGAGATTGTCGTGGATATCAGACCCTTGGAGCGCGGTGGAAAAGGTATCAGCTGCAAAGATCTCGCCATACCGGAAAATGTAGAAATGCTGGAAAACCCGGAAGCTGTCTGCGCTGTAGTTATTTAA
- the pth gene encoding aminoacyl-tRNA hydrolase, translating to MADSHALIIGLGNPGAKYELTRHNAGFLALDDFADQQHCALNNEKWNGLFCSERIEGQRVILLKPQTFMNKSGESVTRFVDFHQIPLKNILVIHDDLDLPQGKIKVSAQGGAGGHNGIRSLIQHLGSPAFSRLKIGIGRPERDEKGRGIPVDRYVLGNFTDEELSLFNDRLTLIHEAINLFLQQGVDKCMNMMNGH from the coding sequence ATGGCTGATTCTCACGCTCTGATTATCGGGCTCGGTAACCCAGGAGCAAAATACGAACTGACCCGTCATAATGCTGGATTTCTCGCCCTAGATGATTTTGCTGATCAACAGCATTGCGCACTCAATAACGAAAAATGGAATGGACTCTTCTGTTCCGAGCGGATAGAGGGACAGCGAGTCATCCTTCTCAAGCCCCAGACCTTTATGAATAAATCAGGGGAAAGCGTGACCCGTTTTGTTGATTTTCACCAAATCCCCCTCAAGAATATCCTGGTCATCCATGACGACCTTGATCTTCCCCAAGGCAAAATAAAGGTGTCAGCCCAAGGTGGTGCTGGCGGGCATAACGGGATTCGTTCCTTGATCCAACACCTCGGCTCCCCTGCTTTCTCCCGTCTCAAGATAGGCATAGGTCGCCCGGAAAGAGATGAAAAAGGGCGCGGCATTCCTGTTGACCGTTATGTGCTCGGCAATTTTACCGATGAAGAGCTCTCTCTCTTTAATGATCGCCTTACGTTGATACATGAGGCAATCAACCTGTTTCTTCAGCAGGGAGTGGACAAGTGCATGAATATGATGAACGGCCACTGA